In a single window of the Elaeis guineensis isolate ETL-2024a chromosome 6, EG11, whole genome shotgun sequence genome:
- the LOC105047506 gene encoding uncharacterized protein isoform X3: MRLRPLLSHVLRTTASNKQLLVDQSTQKRSVELLKFPLEKTDWRTKVNSPAVEEAIDQFSRHLVSEWVTDLWYCRITPNRDGPEALVKIINGALGEISSRARDINLIDLLTRDIVSLICNHLELYRICQAKIGKEEFLKLPINHQDTKLKLVLLAENKLHPALFSVEAEHKVLQYLMNGLMSLVFKPEDLQCSFFRHTVRELLACAVIRPVLNLANPRFINEKIEASVLSYVNKSNKGVIPSAEEAPLVKPNVSPTLSADQSSGFLDHSSVGVELVRLRHDYPKTNLDGETKRNANGVHFHKNSNNSCSNPLGIQDASSVAINNYLRPNYMSTDTQKLNSNGTVSSESRNNNGKKITASNSGSEWAHMLDIISRRKTQALAPEHFENVWSKGRNYRKKEATKNQVAKQVAKNASVGITNTLHHSSAPSNTDMSKRIVASFQHQDQCRAENLHIRSDNCDGSDYHQISAKQEMMEILDEEEDELETESSYPTEDDENNNVTGLDSPGTRVWESKNKGNAAVSHIRHPLETSDFRRAKKGGQGHVRHPRTSRTSSGRKRLRSRNQKAPIWQEVERTSFLSGDGQDILNASNKDSKREELSDDPEVEILGRLYSGSAASSSASSISTYGSCHPLKYPENFVLADSFLKLRCEVLGANVVKSGSGAFAVYSIAVTDANNNSWSIKRRFRHFEELHRRLKEFPEYNLSLPPKHFLSSGLEVPVVQERCRLLDIYLKKLLQLPTISGSIEVWDFLSVDSQTYVFSDSLSIIQTLSVNLDDKAYEKSAKVGCSIEDVNDQLYSKGRISSYGSKEDAVQMDKTYNESDSLQLKKGNMEQSSGSSASIKDSNLYQDGSGSDSESRHQKNVSYFGKSDVPNKVAETGADSLQGASEVVEAAALSSISTPWVPPNLSVPILNLVDVIFQLQDGGWIRRQAFWVAKQLLQLGMGDAFDDWLIEKIQLLRKGTVIASAINRVEQILWPDGIFITKHPKRKLPTPVSSPGSQKDSIKENLFTSEQQLEAARRAKFVHELIIEKAPVALVSIVGRKEYERCAQDIYFFLQSSVCLKQLAFDLLELLLLCAFPELDDVVRQCHEEKEQFRVAEANR; the protein is encoded by the exons ATGCGTCTTCGGCCTCTCCTATCTCATGTCCT AAGGACCACAGCATCTAACAAGCAATTACTGGTAGACCAATCTACTCAAAAGAGATCTGTTGAACTCCTCAAGTTTCCACTTGAAAAGACAGATTGGAGAACAAAGGTGAATTCTCCTGCTGTCGAGGAAGCAATCGATCAATTTTCAAGACATCTAGTCTCTGAGTGGGTGACAGATCTCTGGTACTGCCGTATAACACCGAACAGAGATGGCCCAGAAGCATTAGTCAAAATTATCAATGGTGCCCTAGGAGAAATATCAAGCCGTGCAAGGGATATAAATCTTATCGATCTTCTCACCAG GGATATTGTTAGTCTCATTTGCAATCACTTGGAGCTTTACCGTATCTGCCAGGCCAAGATTGGGAAGGAGGAATTTTTAAAGCTTCCCATCAATCACCAAGATACAAAACTAAAACTAGTCCTGTTGGCAGAGAACAAGTTGCATCCTGCTCTATTTTCTGTTGAAGCTGAGCACAAG GTTTTGCAGTATTTGATGAATGGTCTCATGTCTTTAGTTTTCAAGCCCGAAGACCTACAATGCTCTTTCTTTCGACATACAGTCAGAGAGCTTCTTGCTTGTGCAGTTATAAGGCCAGTTTTGAACTTAGCTAATCCAAG GTTTATCAATGAAAAGATTGAAGCTTCAGTTCTCTCTTATGTGAACAAGTCTAATAAAGGAGTTATACCATCAGCAGAAGAGGCACCTCTAGTCAAGCCAAATGTGTCTCCAACACTGTCAGCTGATCAGTCTTCTGGATTCCTGGATCACTCGAGTGTTGGGGTTGAACTTGTGCGGTTAAGGCATGACTATCCCAAAACCAATCTAGATGGAGAGACTAAAAGAAATGCTAATGGGGTGCACTTTCATAAGAATTCAAATAATTCTTGTTCTAATCCATTAGGCATTCAAGATGCAAGCAGTGTAGCTATAAACAATTATCTCAGACCAAATTACATGTCTACTGATACCcagaaattaaattcaaatggtaCTGTTTCTTCAGAATCCAGAAATAACAATGGCAAGAAAATCACAGCTTCTAATTCTGGAAGTGAATGGGCACATATGTTGGATATTATTTCCCGACGAAAGACTCAAGCTCTTGCACCAGAACATTTTGAGAATGTGTGGTCAAAAGGACGAAATTACAGAAAGAAGGAAGCTACAAAAAATCAGGTTGCAAAACAGGTTGCAAAAAATGCATCTGTAGGGATCACCAATACTTTACATCATTCTTCAGCACCATCAAATACTGATATGTCTAAGAGAATCGTTGCTTCCTTCCAACATCAAGATCAATGTCGGGCAGAAAACTTGCATATTCGAAGTGACAATTGTGATGGTTCAGATTATCATCAGATATCAGCAAAGCAAGAAATGATGGAAATCCTTGATGAGGAAGAGGACGAACTAGAAACAGAGAGCTCTTATCCGACTGaagatgatgaaaataataaCGTGACAGGTCTTGATTCTCCTGGAACCAGAGTCTGGGAGAGCAAAAATAAAGGAAATGCTGCTGTTTCACACATACGACATCCTCTTGAAACTTCTGATTTCCGTCGAGCAAAGAAGGGTGGTCAAGGTCATGTCCGCCATCCAAGGACATCAAGAACTTCATCAGGAAGAAAAAGGTTAAGGTCAAGAAATCAGAAGGCTCCAATCTGGCAGGAAGTTGAACGGACATCTTTTTTGTCGGGAGATGGCCAAGATATCCTAAACGCATCTAATAAGGATTCAAAAAGAGAGGAATTGAGTGATGACCCAGAGGTGGAAATCTTGGGTAGACTTTATAGTGGGTCTGCTGCTTCTTCATCTGCATCATCCATTTCAACATATGGATCATGTCATCCTCTGAAGTATCCTGAAAACTTTGTCTTGGCAGATTCATTTCTGAAGTTAAGATGTGAG GTATTAGGGGCCAATGTTGTGAAGAGTGGTTCAGGAGCATTTGCTGTATACTCCATTGCTGTGACTGATGCAAATAACAACAGCTGGTCTATCAAAAGAAG GTTTCGCCATTTTGAGGAACTACATCGGCGCCTCAAAGAATTCCCTGAGTATAATCTAAGCTTGCCACCCAAacattttctatcatcaggactAGAGGTGCCTGTTGTCCAAGAAAGATGTAGATTGCTTGACATATATTTGAAG AAGCTTCTTCAGCTTCCAACAATATCAGGGTCTATAGAGGTCTGGGATTTCCTCAGTGTAGATTCGCAG ACATATGTGTTCTCTGATTCCCTCTCTATCATCCAAACACTGTCAG TTAACCTAGATGATAAAGCATATGAGAAGAGTGCAAAGGTTGGCTGCTCCATCGAAGATGTGAATGATCAGTTATATAGTAAGGGAAGAATTTCTAGTTATGGGAGTAAAGAAGATGCTGTACAGATGGATAAGACCTACAATGAATCAGATAGTTTGCAATTGAAGAAGGGAAACATGGAGCAAAGTTCAGGATCCAGTGCGAGCATAAAAGACAGTAATCTGTATCAGGATGGTTCAGGGAGTGATTCAGAGAGCAGGCATCAGAAGAATGTCTCCTATTTTGGCAAATCTGATGTGCCCAACAAAGTCGCAGAAACAGGAGCTGATAGTCTGCAAGGGGCATCTGAAGTTGTCGAAGCTGCTGCGCTCTCATCTATTTCCACTCCA TGGGTGCCCCCAAATTTGAGTGTTCCCATATTGAATTTGGTAGATGTAATCTTTCAGCTTCAAGATGGAGGCTGGATCAG GCGTCAGGCATTTTGGGTAGCAAAGCAGTTATTACAGTTGGGAATGGGAGATGCTTTTGATGATTGGCTTATTGAGAAAATCCAGCTTCTCAGGAAGGGAACAGTAATTGCTTCTGCCATCAATCGTGTTGAACAA ATACTCTGGCCTGATGGAATCTTCATAACTAAACATCCCAAACGCAAACTCCCCACACCAGTGTCTTCGCCGGGATCTCAGAAAGATAGCATAAAAGAGAACTTGTTTACCTCTGAACAACAGTTGGAAGCTGCTCGTCGTGCAAAATTTGTCCATGAGTTGATAATTG AAAAGGCACCAGTTGCTCTTGTCAGTATTGTTGGTCGAAAGGAGTATGAGCGCTGTGCTCAAGATATATATTTCTTCCTTCag TCCTCTGTTTGTCTGAAGCAGCTGGCATTCGATCTTCTGGAGCTACTTCTTTTATGTGCATTCCCTGAGCTTGATGACGTTGTAAGGCAATGCCATGAAGAAAAAGAGCAGTTCCGGGTAGCTGAAGCGAATAGATGA
- the LOC105047506 gene encoding uncharacterized protein isoform X1 — protein MNTGRRTVRDLVEEAKKRIVLLLICVFGLSYLMSLTSSSVWVNLPAAAALIMFFRYISLDLDVRRRTTASNKQLLVDQSTQKRSVELLKFPLEKTDWRTKVNSPAVEEAIDQFSRHLVSEWVTDLWYCRITPNRDGPEALVKIINGALGEISSRARDINLIDLLTRDIVSLICNHLELYRICQAKIGKEEFLKLPINHQDTKLKLVLLAENKLHPALFSVEAEHKVLQYLMNGLMSLVFKPEDLQCSFFRHTVRELLACAVIRPVLNLANPRFINEKIEASVLSYVNKSNKGVIPSAEEAPLVKPNVSPTLSADQSSGFLDHSSVGVELVRLRHDYPKTNLDGETKRNANGVHFHKNSNNSCSNPLGIQDASSVAINNYLRPNYMSTDTQKLNSNGTVSSESRNNNGKKITASNSGSEWAHMLDIISRRKTQALAPEHFENVWSKGRNYRKKEATKNQVAKQVAKNASVGITNTLHHSSAPSNTDMSKRIVASFQHQDQCRAENLHIRSDNCDGSDYHQISAKQEMMEILDEEEDELETESSYPTEDDENNNVTGLDSPGTRVWESKNKGNAAVSHIRHPLETSDFRRAKKGGQGHVRHPRTSRTSSGRKRLRSRNQKAPIWQEVERTSFLSGDGQDILNASNKDSKREELSDDPEVEILGRLYSGSAASSSASSISTYGSCHPLKYPENFVLADSFLKLRCEVLGANVVKSGSGAFAVYSIAVTDANNNSWSIKRRFRHFEELHRRLKEFPEYNLSLPPKHFLSSGLEVPVVQERCRLLDIYLKKLLQLPTISGSIEVWDFLSVDSQTYVFSDSLSIIQTLSVNLDDKAYEKSAKVGCSIEDVNDQLYSKGRISSYGSKEDAVQMDKTYNESDSLQLKKGNMEQSSGSSASIKDSNLYQDGSGSDSESRHQKNVSYFGKSDVPNKVAETGADSLQGASEVVEAAALSSISTPWVPPNLSVPILNLVDVIFQLQDGGWIRRQAFWVAKQLLQLGMGDAFDDWLIEKIQLLRKGTVIASAINRVEQILWPDGIFITKHPKRKLPTPVSSPGSQKDSIKENLFTSEQQLEAARRAKFVHELIIEKAPVALVSIVGRKEYERCAQDIYFFLQSSVCLKQLAFDLLELLLLCAFPELDDVVRQCHEEKEQFRVAEANR, from the exons ATGAATACGGGACGGCGGACCGTGCGTGACTTGGTGGAGGAGGCCAAGAAGCGCATCGTGCTGCTCCTCATATGCGTCTTCGGCCTCTCCTATCTCATGTCCT TGACGAGCTCCTCAGTTTGGGTTAATTTGCCTGCCGCCGCCGCCTTAATAATGTTTTTTCGTTACATATCACTTGATCTTGATGTTCGAAGAAGGACCACAGCATCTAACAAGCAATTACTGGTAGACCAATCTACTCAAAAGAGATCTGTTGAACTCCTCAAGTTTCCACTTGAAAAGACAGATTGGAGAACAAAGGTGAATTCTCCTGCTGTCGAGGAAGCAATCGATCAATTTTCAAGACATCTAGTCTCTGAGTGGGTGACAGATCTCTGGTACTGCCGTATAACACCGAACAGAGATGGCCCAGAAGCATTAGTCAAAATTATCAATGGTGCCCTAGGAGAAATATCAAGCCGTGCAAGGGATATAAATCTTATCGATCTTCTCACCAG GGATATTGTTAGTCTCATTTGCAATCACTTGGAGCTTTACCGTATCTGCCAGGCCAAGATTGGGAAGGAGGAATTTTTAAAGCTTCCCATCAATCACCAAGATACAAAACTAAAACTAGTCCTGTTGGCAGAGAACAAGTTGCATCCTGCTCTATTTTCTGTTGAAGCTGAGCACAAG GTTTTGCAGTATTTGATGAATGGTCTCATGTCTTTAGTTTTCAAGCCCGAAGACCTACAATGCTCTTTCTTTCGACATACAGTCAGAGAGCTTCTTGCTTGTGCAGTTATAAGGCCAGTTTTGAACTTAGCTAATCCAAG GTTTATCAATGAAAAGATTGAAGCTTCAGTTCTCTCTTATGTGAACAAGTCTAATAAAGGAGTTATACCATCAGCAGAAGAGGCACCTCTAGTCAAGCCAAATGTGTCTCCAACACTGTCAGCTGATCAGTCTTCTGGATTCCTGGATCACTCGAGTGTTGGGGTTGAACTTGTGCGGTTAAGGCATGACTATCCCAAAACCAATCTAGATGGAGAGACTAAAAGAAATGCTAATGGGGTGCACTTTCATAAGAATTCAAATAATTCTTGTTCTAATCCATTAGGCATTCAAGATGCAAGCAGTGTAGCTATAAACAATTATCTCAGACCAAATTACATGTCTACTGATACCcagaaattaaattcaaatggtaCTGTTTCTTCAGAATCCAGAAATAACAATGGCAAGAAAATCACAGCTTCTAATTCTGGAAGTGAATGGGCACATATGTTGGATATTATTTCCCGACGAAAGACTCAAGCTCTTGCACCAGAACATTTTGAGAATGTGTGGTCAAAAGGACGAAATTACAGAAAGAAGGAAGCTACAAAAAATCAGGTTGCAAAACAGGTTGCAAAAAATGCATCTGTAGGGATCACCAATACTTTACATCATTCTTCAGCACCATCAAATACTGATATGTCTAAGAGAATCGTTGCTTCCTTCCAACATCAAGATCAATGTCGGGCAGAAAACTTGCATATTCGAAGTGACAATTGTGATGGTTCAGATTATCATCAGATATCAGCAAAGCAAGAAATGATGGAAATCCTTGATGAGGAAGAGGACGAACTAGAAACAGAGAGCTCTTATCCGACTGaagatgatgaaaataataaCGTGACAGGTCTTGATTCTCCTGGAACCAGAGTCTGGGAGAGCAAAAATAAAGGAAATGCTGCTGTTTCACACATACGACATCCTCTTGAAACTTCTGATTTCCGTCGAGCAAAGAAGGGTGGTCAAGGTCATGTCCGCCATCCAAGGACATCAAGAACTTCATCAGGAAGAAAAAGGTTAAGGTCAAGAAATCAGAAGGCTCCAATCTGGCAGGAAGTTGAACGGACATCTTTTTTGTCGGGAGATGGCCAAGATATCCTAAACGCATCTAATAAGGATTCAAAAAGAGAGGAATTGAGTGATGACCCAGAGGTGGAAATCTTGGGTAGACTTTATAGTGGGTCTGCTGCTTCTTCATCTGCATCATCCATTTCAACATATGGATCATGTCATCCTCTGAAGTATCCTGAAAACTTTGTCTTGGCAGATTCATTTCTGAAGTTAAGATGTGAG GTATTAGGGGCCAATGTTGTGAAGAGTGGTTCAGGAGCATTTGCTGTATACTCCATTGCTGTGACTGATGCAAATAACAACAGCTGGTCTATCAAAAGAAG GTTTCGCCATTTTGAGGAACTACATCGGCGCCTCAAAGAATTCCCTGAGTATAATCTAAGCTTGCCACCCAAacattttctatcatcaggactAGAGGTGCCTGTTGTCCAAGAAAGATGTAGATTGCTTGACATATATTTGAAG AAGCTTCTTCAGCTTCCAACAATATCAGGGTCTATAGAGGTCTGGGATTTCCTCAGTGTAGATTCGCAG ACATATGTGTTCTCTGATTCCCTCTCTATCATCCAAACACTGTCAG TTAACCTAGATGATAAAGCATATGAGAAGAGTGCAAAGGTTGGCTGCTCCATCGAAGATGTGAATGATCAGTTATATAGTAAGGGAAGAATTTCTAGTTATGGGAGTAAAGAAGATGCTGTACAGATGGATAAGACCTACAATGAATCAGATAGTTTGCAATTGAAGAAGGGAAACATGGAGCAAAGTTCAGGATCCAGTGCGAGCATAAAAGACAGTAATCTGTATCAGGATGGTTCAGGGAGTGATTCAGAGAGCAGGCATCAGAAGAATGTCTCCTATTTTGGCAAATCTGATGTGCCCAACAAAGTCGCAGAAACAGGAGCTGATAGTCTGCAAGGGGCATCTGAAGTTGTCGAAGCTGCTGCGCTCTCATCTATTTCCACTCCA TGGGTGCCCCCAAATTTGAGTGTTCCCATATTGAATTTGGTAGATGTAATCTTTCAGCTTCAAGATGGAGGCTGGATCAG GCGTCAGGCATTTTGGGTAGCAAAGCAGTTATTACAGTTGGGAATGGGAGATGCTTTTGATGATTGGCTTATTGAGAAAATCCAGCTTCTCAGGAAGGGAACAGTAATTGCTTCTGCCATCAATCGTGTTGAACAA ATACTCTGGCCTGATGGAATCTTCATAACTAAACATCCCAAACGCAAACTCCCCACACCAGTGTCTTCGCCGGGATCTCAGAAAGATAGCATAAAAGAGAACTTGTTTACCTCTGAACAACAGTTGGAAGCTGCTCGTCGTGCAAAATTTGTCCATGAGTTGATAATTG AAAAGGCACCAGTTGCTCTTGTCAGTATTGTTGGTCGAAAGGAGTATGAGCGCTGTGCTCAAGATATATATTTCTTCCTTCag TCCTCTGTTTGTCTGAAGCAGCTGGCATTCGATCTTCTGGAGCTACTTCTTTTATGTGCATTCCCTGAGCTTGATGACGTTGTAAGGCAATGCCATGAAGAAAAAGAGCAGTTCCGGGTAGCTGAAGCGAATAGATGA
- the LOC105047506 gene encoding uncharacterized protein isoform X2 has product MNTGRRTVRDLVEEAKKRIVLLLICVFGLSYLMSLTSSSVWVNLPAAAALIMFFRYISLDLDVRRRTTASNKQLLVDQSTQKRSVELLKFPLEKTDWRTKVNSPAVEEAIDQFSRHLVSEWVTDLWYCRITPNRDGPEALVKIINGALGEISSRARDINLIDLLTRDIVSLICNHLELYRICQAKIGKEEFLKLPINHQDTKLKLVLLAENKLHPALFSVEAEHKVLQYLMNGLMSLVFKPEDLQCSFFRHTVRELLACAVIRPVLNLANPRFINEKIEASVLSYVNKSNKGVIPSAEEAPLVKPNVSPTLSADQSSGFLDHSSVGVELVRLRHDYPKTNLDGETKRNANGVHFHKNSNNSCSNPLGIQDASSVAINNYLRPNYMSTDTQKLNSNGTVSSESRNNNGKKITASNSGSEWAHMLDIISRRKTQALAPEHFENVWSKGRNYRKKEATKNQVAKQVAKNASVGITNTLHHSSAPSNTDMSKRIVASFQHQDQCRAENLHIRSDNCDGSDYHQISAKQEMMEILDEEEDELETESSYPTEDDENNNVTGLDSPGTRVWESKNKGNAAVSHIRHPLETSDFRRAKKGGQGHVRHPRTSRTSSGRKRLRSRNQKAPIWQEVERTSFLSGDGQDILNASNKDSKREELSDDPEVEILGRLYSGSAASSSASSISTYGSCHPLKYPENFVLADSFLKLRCEVLGANVVKSGSGAFAVYSIAVTDANNNSWSIKRRFRHFEELHRRLKEFPEYNLSLPPKHFLSSGLEVPVVQERCRLLDIYLKKLLQLPTISGSIEVWDFLSVDSQTYVFSDSLSIIQTLSVNLDDKAYEKSAKVGCSIEDVNDQLYSKGRISSYGSKEDAVQMDKTYNESDSLQLKKGNMEQSSGSSASIKDSNLYQDGSGSDSESRHQKNVSYFGKSDVPNKVAETGADSLQGASEVVEAAALSSISTPWVPPNLSVPILNLVDVIFQLQDGGWIRRQAFWVAKQLLQLGMGDAFDDWLIEKIQLLRKGTVIASAINRVEQILWPDGIFITKHPKRKLPTPVSSPGSQKDSIKENLFTSEQQLEAARRAKFVHELIIEKAPVALVSIVGRKEYERCAQDIYFFLQAFGEIGICHQHESEC; this is encoded by the exons ATGAATACGGGACGGCGGACCGTGCGTGACTTGGTGGAGGAGGCCAAGAAGCGCATCGTGCTGCTCCTCATATGCGTCTTCGGCCTCTCCTATCTCATGTCCT TGACGAGCTCCTCAGTTTGGGTTAATTTGCCTGCCGCCGCCGCCTTAATAATGTTTTTTCGTTACATATCACTTGATCTTGATGTTCGAAGAAGGACCACAGCATCTAACAAGCAATTACTGGTAGACCAATCTACTCAAAAGAGATCTGTTGAACTCCTCAAGTTTCCACTTGAAAAGACAGATTGGAGAACAAAGGTGAATTCTCCTGCTGTCGAGGAAGCAATCGATCAATTTTCAAGACATCTAGTCTCTGAGTGGGTGACAGATCTCTGGTACTGCCGTATAACACCGAACAGAGATGGCCCAGAAGCATTAGTCAAAATTATCAATGGTGCCCTAGGAGAAATATCAAGCCGTGCAAGGGATATAAATCTTATCGATCTTCTCACCAG GGATATTGTTAGTCTCATTTGCAATCACTTGGAGCTTTACCGTATCTGCCAGGCCAAGATTGGGAAGGAGGAATTTTTAAAGCTTCCCATCAATCACCAAGATACAAAACTAAAACTAGTCCTGTTGGCAGAGAACAAGTTGCATCCTGCTCTATTTTCTGTTGAAGCTGAGCACAAG GTTTTGCAGTATTTGATGAATGGTCTCATGTCTTTAGTTTTCAAGCCCGAAGACCTACAATGCTCTTTCTTTCGACATACAGTCAGAGAGCTTCTTGCTTGTGCAGTTATAAGGCCAGTTTTGAACTTAGCTAATCCAAG GTTTATCAATGAAAAGATTGAAGCTTCAGTTCTCTCTTATGTGAACAAGTCTAATAAAGGAGTTATACCATCAGCAGAAGAGGCACCTCTAGTCAAGCCAAATGTGTCTCCAACACTGTCAGCTGATCAGTCTTCTGGATTCCTGGATCACTCGAGTGTTGGGGTTGAACTTGTGCGGTTAAGGCATGACTATCCCAAAACCAATCTAGATGGAGAGACTAAAAGAAATGCTAATGGGGTGCACTTTCATAAGAATTCAAATAATTCTTGTTCTAATCCATTAGGCATTCAAGATGCAAGCAGTGTAGCTATAAACAATTATCTCAGACCAAATTACATGTCTACTGATACCcagaaattaaattcaaatggtaCTGTTTCTTCAGAATCCAGAAATAACAATGGCAAGAAAATCACAGCTTCTAATTCTGGAAGTGAATGGGCACATATGTTGGATATTATTTCCCGACGAAAGACTCAAGCTCTTGCACCAGAACATTTTGAGAATGTGTGGTCAAAAGGACGAAATTACAGAAAGAAGGAAGCTACAAAAAATCAGGTTGCAAAACAGGTTGCAAAAAATGCATCTGTAGGGATCACCAATACTTTACATCATTCTTCAGCACCATCAAATACTGATATGTCTAAGAGAATCGTTGCTTCCTTCCAACATCAAGATCAATGTCGGGCAGAAAACTTGCATATTCGAAGTGACAATTGTGATGGTTCAGATTATCATCAGATATCAGCAAAGCAAGAAATGATGGAAATCCTTGATGAGGAAGAGGACGAACTAGAAACAGAGAGCTCTTATCCGACTGaagatgatgaaaataataaCGTGACAGGTCTTGATTCTCCTGGAACCAGAGTCTGGGAGAGCAAAAATAAAGGAAATGCTGCTGTTTCACACATACGACATCCTCTTGAAACTTCTGATTTCCGTCGAGCAAAGAAGGGTGGTCAAGGTCATGTCCGCCATCCAAGGACATCAAGAACTTCATCAGGAAGAAAAAGGTTAAGGTCAAGAAATCAGAAGGCTCCAATCTGGCAGGAAGTTGAACGGACATCTTTTTTGTCGGGAGATGGCCAAGATATCCTAAACGCATCTAATAAGGATTCAAAAAGAGAGGAATTGAGTGATGACCCAGAGGTGGAAATCTTGGGTAGACTTTATAGTGGGTCTGCTGCTTCTTCATCTGCATCATCCATTTCAACATATGGATCATGTCATCCTCTGAAGTATCCTGAAAACTTTGTCTTGGCAGATTCATTTCTGAAGTTAAGATGTGAG GTATTAGGGGCCAATGTTGTGAAGAGTGGTTCAGGAGCATTTGCTGTATACTCCATTGCTGTGACTGATGCAAATAACAACAGCTGGTCTATCAAAAGAAG GTTTCGCCATTTTGAGGAACTACATCGGCGCCTCAAAGAATTCCCTGAGTATAATCTAAGCTTGCCACCCAAacattttctatcatcaggactAGAGGTGCCTGTTGTCCAAGAAAGATGTAGATTGCTTGACATATATTTGAAG AAGCTTCTTCAGCTTCCAACAATATCAGGGTCTATAGAGGTCTGGGATTTCCTCAGTGTAGATTCGCAG ACATATGTGTTCTCTGATTCCCTCTCTATCATCCAAACACTGTCAG TTAACCTAGATGATAAAGCATATGAGAAGAGTGCAAAGGTTGGCTGCTCCATCGAAGATGTGAATGATCAGTTATATAGTAAGGGAAGAATTTCTAGTTATGGGAGTAAAGAAGATGCTGTACAGATGGATAAGACCTACAATGAATCAGATAGTTTGCAATTGAAGAAGGGAAACATGGAGCAAAGTTCAGGATCCAGTGCGAGCATAAAAGACAGTAATCTGTATCAGGATGGTTCAGGGAGTGATTCAGAGAGCAGGCATCAGAAGAATGTCTCCTATTTTGGCAAATCTGATGTGCCCAACAAAGTCGCAGAAACAGGAGCTGATAGTCTGCAAGGGGCATCTGAAGTTGTCGAAGCTGCTGCGCTCTCATCTATTTCCACTCCA TGGGTGCCCCCAAATTTGAGTGTTCCCATATTGAATTTGGTAGATGTAATCTTTCAGCTTCAAGATGGAGGCTGGATCAG GCGTCAGGCATTTTGGGTAGCAAAGCAGTTATTACAGTTGGGAATGGGAGATGCTTTTGATGATTGGCTTATTGAGAAAATCCAGCTTCTCAGGAAGGGAACAGTAATTGCTTCTGCCATCAATCGTGTTGAACAA ATACTCTGGCCTGATGGAATCTTCATAACTAAACATCCCAAACGCAAACTCCCCACACCAGTGTCTTCGCCGGGATCTCAGAAAGATAGCATAAAAGAGAACTTGTTTACCTCTGAACAACAGTTGGAAGCTGCTCGTCGTGCAAAATTTGTCCATGAGTTGATAATTG AAAAGGCACCAGTTGCTCTTGTCAGTATTGTTGGTCGAAAGGAGTATGAGCGCTGTGCTCAAGATATATATTTCTTCCTTCag GCCTTTGGGGAGATTGGCATTTGTCACCAACATGAAAGCGAATGCTAA